DNA from Bacteroidota bacterium:
CGTCTTTATTATCAGCTTCAAAAATTACACTTTTCTCTTTACCTACCTGACCTTCATAAAAGGCTCTTTTTTTCTTTGCAGATAAACCCCTGAGCATTTTACTTCGTTTGTTACGAACATTCATTGCTACAACTCCATCCATATTCACTGCTTCGGTATTATCTCTTTCAGAATATGTAAATACATGCAGATAAGCTATATTAAGCTCACTCAAATAATTATAAGTATCGATAAAGTATTCATCTGTTTCTCCCGGGAAACCAATTATCACATCAACACCAATTGCAGCATCGGGCATCAGCGACTTAATTTTATCAACCCTCTCGCTATACAACTCTCTGGTGTATCGGCGTTTCATGAGTTTCAACAACTCATTATTTCCCGATTGTAACGGAATATGAAAGTGAGGCACGAAGGAATTTGATTCAGCTACAAATTCAATAGTTTCATTTCTCAATAAATTTGGCTCAATCGATGATATTCTTACTCTGGCCAAATCATCAATCTTATCTAATTCCTGTACTAAATCGAAAAATGTGTTTTTGTGTTTTTTATCACCAAACTCCCCTTTTCCGTAATCGCCGGTATTTACACCTGTAAGAACAATTTCTTTAATTCCGCTTTCGGTAATTTCTTTGGCACTGTTTATTACATTTTCCAATGAATCTGATCGGGAAATTCCACGCGCCAGGGGTATAGTACAATAGGTACATTTATAATCACAACCATCCTGAACCTTCAAAAATGCACGGGTTCTGTCGCCTATCGAATATGAGCTGTCAAAAGTATTAACCTCCGAAATTTCGCATGAATGAACTTCTCCAAAATCTTTTTTTACAAGATCGTTCAGGTAATCAGTTATTTTAAACTTTTCATTAGCTCCCAAAACCAAATCTACCCCATCCAAAGCAGCCAGTTCTTCAGGCTTTAACTGGGCATAACACCCTATCCCTACAATAAATGCTTTTGGATTTACCTTCAATGCCGATCTTACTATTGTTTTGAATTTCTTATCAGCATTATCAGTTACCGTACAAGTATTTATTACATATATATCGGCAAATTCTTCGAAGCCAACTTTCTCATAACCTTCTTTTACGAATTGTCTTGATATTGTTGATGTTTCAGAAAAATTAAGTTTACAGCCAAGTGTATAAAACGCAACCTTTTTATTATTCATTTCCCGTATTCTCTTTACAAATAATTTGGTGACACTTAATGTGTTGCCAAATTTCAGGCGGCAAATTTATTACATTCTTTTTTAATAAAACCAACTTTTATAGCTAAATTAGGTCGTTAAGATAATTATTTGATTAAATTTGCAATACTACGAGGAAAGTTATCTCACCAATTAACTTCTTCTTTAACATACACATAAGCACGATTTATACACCCGTGTAATTTGCACTAAATTAGGTTAAAACACGAAATAAACATATAGATGGAATATAATACTGACAGATCAAAATTGATCATACCTGAATATGGGAGAAACGTTCAAAAAATGGTTAATTATTGTCTAAGTCTTGAAGATCGTGATTCGCGAAACGATACTGCAAAGGCCATTATTGAAGTTATGGGAAACCTTAACCCCCACCTTAGAGATGTACCGGATTTTAAACATAAATTATGGGATCAGCTTTTTATCATGGCTGATTTTAATCTGGATGTAGATTCTCCTTATGAAATTCCGGAAAGAGAAACATTTACGAAAGCTCCGGATATACTTTCTTATCCAAAGAAAAGTAATAGATATCGCTTTTACGGTATAAACCTCAGACTGATGATTGAAGAGGCTTCTCAGCGTGAGGATAATGAAGAAAAAGAAGCTCTGATAATGGTTCTGGCTAACCACATGAAAAAAAGCTATTTAAACTGGAACAGGGATGTTGTTGATGACGAAACTGTTTTAAAGCACCTATACGAACTTTCAGGAGAAAAAATAGACTTAAGAAATAAAAATATTACCCTTACATCCTCTTTAGATTTACAAAAAAAGCGTAAATCAACCTATACGGACAACAAGGGAAAATCTAGCTATGGTCATAGCCGTGGTCACAGCCAAAACAACTCACAACACAGAAACAGAAAGTAATGAATACTTTTCAGATAGAAGGCGGAATTAAACTTAAAGGGGAAATTACTCCTCAGGGAGCCAAAAACGAAGCTTTACAAGTATTATGTGCAGTATTGCTTACTCCTGAAAAAGTTACAATAAGTAACATTCCCGATATTTTAGATGTCAATAAGCTTATAGATATTCTAAGCGATTTAGGGGTGAAAATTCAAAAAAACAAAGCGGGAGAATATACCTTTCAGGCAGATGAGATTAATCTTGACTATATAGAGTCTGATGAGTTTAAGCTAAAAGGGACTGGTATACGTGGTTCTATAATGATAGTAGGTCCTCTATTAGCACGATTTGGCAAAGGATTTATACCTAAACCGGGAGGTGACAAAATAGGTAGAAGACGTCTTGATACTCACTTTGATGGATTTAAAAACTTAGGTGCCAAGTTCAGATTCAACGAAGAGGAATCTTTTTACGGAGTTGAAGCCGATAAACTTATCGGTACATACATGCATCTTGATGAAGCTTCAGTAACAGGAACTGCAAATATCCTGATGGCAGCAGTTTTAGCCGAGGGAACAACTACTATATATAATGCGGCAAGTGAACCTTATTTACAGCAACTTTCAAAGTTGCTTAACAATATGGGAGCTAAAATTTCCGGTATTGGTTCAAACCTGTTGGTAGTTGAGGGAGTGAAAAAAGAAGATTTAAAAGGTGCTAATCACAGAATATTGCCTGATATGATAGAAATTGGATCATATATAGGCATGGCAGCGCTTACGAAATCTGAAATTACCATTAAAGATGTTAGCTGGAATGACCTCGGACTGATACCCTCAGTATTCAGAAAGCTTGGAATTAAACTGGAAAGACAAGGAGACGATATTTTCATTCCTTCTCAGGAATCATACGAAATACAAAGCGATATTGACGGGTCAATATTAACGATATCTGATGCTCCCTGGCCGGGATTTACTCCGGATTTATTGAGCATAGTCCTTGTTACGGCTACTCAGGCAAAAGGTTCGGTACTGATTCACCAAAAAATGTTTGAAAGCAGACTGTTCTTTACCGATAAACTTATAGATATGGGAGCTAAAATTATTCTTTGCGACCCGCATAGAGCTTCGGTAATCGGAATGAATCATGAATATCAGTTAAGGGCTACTACAATGACCTCTCCCGATATCAGAGCAGGAGTTTCGCTTTTAATTGCAGCTCTGTCGGCAAAAGGAACAAGTACTATCCACAATATTGAACAAATAGACAGGGGCTACGAAAGAATAGATGAAAGATTAAGAGCTCTTGGAGCTAAAATTGTGAGGATAAATTCATAATTACACATACAATAAAACAAGTCGGAATTTTGTTAATAATATTTCTGACTTGTTTTATCTCTTTTACCAATATTCCACACTCCAATAAAAAGAAGAAAAACTATTGAAATGGCAATTATTGTGAATTTTACCATGGCAAAGTAATATGCTATAAGAGAATATTTAGGTTCCAAATTACCTAAGTACAACTTTATCATGGCATAATTCTCAATTGCATCTGAAAAACCGGCCACAATCATTAATACCACCAGAACAGTCCCAAGCAATTTCACTATTTTGTTTCCCGTCCTTATTGATAATTTTTTCAGTAAAAGAATAAGCAAATAAGTATAGGAAAACATAAACAGATAGTCGAAACCTAGACTTAACCCAGCATACAACAATGCTTTATCATCCCACGATTTAAGTATTGCAATTGATGTTTCCAGATCTTTTGCCAATTCAAATGAAACTATTCCATTGCTTGCTATCTCATTTTTCAATGGTGCATCAAAAACCCTCATTACTACTATTGAAAATATAGTGAGAATTAGAAATAAAATTATTTTTTTTGACATATATGGTTTTATTTGAACTTTAAAAAAAACACTATATCTAAAATAAAAATAACCGCAAAGGTCTACTGAGTTTTTCACAGAATCCGCAGAGCTTTTTACTAAAAAACTCTGCGAAACTTTGCGCTAAACTTTGCGACACATTGCGGTTAACAAAATTAATATATTCTGTACAGAAGACTCTTACTTGTCACTACCAAGAATAATCGGCAGACCACCATCTCCTCCACCAATTACAATTACTTTTGAATTTGGAGATTTAGACAGCTCTATAGTTGCTTCAACACCTTTATCCTGAAGAATCTTATCGGTTAGTGATGCGTTTAGAATCTTATTTGCTTTTGCTTTACCTTCAGCATCAATCCTTCTCTTTTCTGCTTCCTGAGTAGCTTTTTGCAAACGGAACTTATATTCCAGAGCTTCCTGCTCCTGCTTCAACTTTGATTCAATTGCATTTTTG
Protein-coding regions in this window:
- the murA gene encoding UDP-N-acetylglucosamine 1-carboxyvinyltransferase translates to MNTFQIEGGIKLKGEITPQGAKNEALQVLCAVLLTPEKVTISNIPDILDVNKLIDILSDLGVKIQKNKAGEYTFQADEINLDYIESDEFKLKGTGIRGSIMIVGPLLARFGKGFIPKPGGDKIGRRRLDTHFDGFKNLGAKFRFNEEESFYGVEADKLIGTYMHLDEASVTGTANILMAAVLAEGTTTIYNAASEPYLQQLSKLLNNMGAKISGIGSNLLVVEGVKKEDLKGANHRILPDMIEIGSYIGMAALTKSEITIKDVSWNDLGLIPSVFRKLGIKLERQGDDIFIPSQESYEIQSDIDGSILTISDAPWPGFTPDLLSIVLVTATQAKGSVLIHQKMFESRLFFTDKLIDMGAKIILCDPHRASVIGMNHEYQLRATTMTSPDIRAGVSLLIAALSAKGTSTIHNIEQIDRGYERIDERLRALGAKIVRINS
- a CDS encoding DUF4290 domain-containing protein: MEYNTDRSKLIIPEYGRNVQKMVNYCLSLEDRDSRNDTAKAIIEVMGNLNPHLRDVPDFKHKLWDQLFIMADFNLDVDSPYEIPERETFTKAPDILSYPKKSNRYRFYGINLRLMIEEASQREDNEEKEALIMVLANHMKKSYLNWNRDVVDDETVLKHLYELSGEKIDLRNKNITLTSSLDLQKKRKSTYTDNKGKSSYGHSRGHSQNNSQHRNRK
- the mtaB gene encoding tRNA (N(6)-L-threonylcarbamoyladenosine(37)-C(2))-methylthiotransferase MtaB gives rise to the protein MNNKKVAFYTLGCKLNFSETSTISRQFVKEGYEKVGFEEFADIYVINTCTVTDNADKKFKTIVRSALKVNPKAFIVGIGCYAQLKPEELAALDGVDLVLGANEKFKITDYLNDLVKKDFGEVHSCEISEVNTFDSSYSIGDRTRAFLKVQDGCDYKCTYCTIPLARGISRSDSLENVINSAKEITESGIKEIVLTGVNTGDYGKGEFGDKKHKNTFFDLVQELDKIDDLARVRISSIEPNLLRNETIEFVAESNSFVPHFHIPLQSGNNELLKLMKRRYTRELYSERVDKIKSLMPDAAIGVDVIIGFPGETDEYFIDTYNYLSELNIAYLHVFTYSERDNTEAVNMDGVVAMNVRNKRSKMLRGLSAKKKRAFYEGQVGKEKSVIFEADNKDGFMHGFTENYVKVKTKYDVGLINQEKKVKLLSIDEDGDMLVEMI